One window from the genome of Calditrichota bacterium encodes:
- a CDS encoding T9SS type A sorting domain-containing protein, which yields MKGRVLFAVVWGLLWGMGGGARAQQPWVYQPRMDIRFPQPDSLVNPYLCTFDSHDNLWVISSSAAQPGAMNALFKASPGDTLFSLVVDYTGDLNIESTRGITAIGDTIYVVSRMPGTPTPSLAIMYEYLDGDPQQRNTYSGSGYGTWVLGLSANRDKYIYASVSFRTSIRVYDLTDAASPRGSWVPILPIEYHPSEPGGHDGTGRSIIRDVAVIPGADYSLSSTPFYTSRNSDSSGHMGGVAVWSGGVQSDPKGYAGQRVTDVAADLSWLWWTPYGLCCDRTGNLYACGTDSTRRWVKAFSIMGNFAVELEELPARFSSSRPDPNGAPLLEPTDVALSDDERTAYVIDGRARRAFAFTRGGLRVDSSPDLPPRSLHLLHAYPNPFNAETKIRFELAEQQAVQLRVLNARGEVVQVLFRGALAAGRHEARFSAGQLPTGTYVIELRARELLASTKVVLLK from the coding sequence ATGAAGGGACGAGTTCTGTTTGCCGTCGTCTGGGGGTTACTGTGGGGCATGGGGGGTGGTGCCAGGGCGCAGCAGCCCTGGGTTTACCAGCCTCGCATGGACATCCGCTTCCCGCAGCCCGATTCGTTGGTCAATCCCTATCTCTGCACCTTTGACAGCCATGACAACCTGTGGGTAATCTCCAGTTCGGCCGCACAACCCGGGGCAATGAACGCTCTGTTTAAGGCGAGTCCTGGTGACACACTGTTCAGCCTGGTGGTGGACTACACCGGCGACCTGAACATCGAGTCGACGCGGGGCATTACGGCCATCGGCGATACCATCTATGTGGTCTCGCGCATGCCGGGGACGCCAACCCCGTCTTTGGCCATCATGTATGAGTACCTGGACGGTGACCCGCAACAACGCAACACCTACTCAGGCTCCGGGTACGGCACGTGGGTCCTGGGGTTATCTGCGAATCGGGACAAGTACATCTACGCTTCTGTCTCATTCCGGACGTCCATCCGCGTGTACGACTTGACGGACGCGGCATCGCCGCGCGGGAGCTGGGTGCCGATTCTGCCCATCGAATACCACCCGTCAGAGCCAGGCGGGCACGATGGGACTGGCCGAAGCATCATTCGGGATGTGGCGGTGATACCTGGGGCAGACTATTCGCTGAGCAGCACGCCGTTCTACACCTCGCGCAACAGCGACTCCAGCGGACACATGGGCGGCGTCGCAGTTTGGAGCGGCGGCGTCCAGAGCGACCCGAAAGGCTACGCGGGGCAACGGGTGACAGACGTAGCTGCCGACCTGTCCTGGCTGTGGTGGACGCCTTATGGCTTGTGTTGCGATCGCACGGGCAATCTCTACGCCTGCGGCACCGACAGCACACGGCGCTGGGTGAAGGCGTTCTCCATAATGGGTAACTTTGCCGTGGAGCTGGAGGAGTTGCCGGCCCGCTTCAGTTCGTCGCGTCCGGATCCGAACGGGGCGCCGCTGCTGGAACCGACGGATGTCGCGCTGAGCGACGACGAAAGAACCGCCTATGTCATCGATGGCAGGGCGCGGCGGGCCTTCGCCTTTACGAGGGGGGGCTTAAGGGTGGATAGCTCGCCGGATCTGCCGCCGCGTTCGCTCCACCTCCTCCATGCCTATCCGAACCCTTTTAACGCTGAGACGAAAATTAGGTTCGAGTTGGCAGAACAGCAAGCGGTGCAATTGAGGGTGCTCAATGCCAGGGGCGAGGTGGTGCAGGTGCTATTTCGCGGTGCGCTGGCAGCCGGACGGCATGAGGCCAGATTCTCGGCCGGACAGCTGCCAACCGGGACCTACGTGATTGAGCTGCGTGCGCGCGAATTGCTTGCTTCTACGAAGGTGGTACTCCTGAAGTGA